Sequence from the Pseudophryne corroboree isolate aPseCor3 chromosome 3 unlocalized genomic scaffold, aPseCor3.hap2 SUPER_3_unloc_6, whole genome shotgun sequence genome:
agaagctggtaaggccaacttgaaaaatcggtgcggaggcacgtcttggaactccagtttgtatccttgggtcacaattcttAGCacgcaaggatccaggcccgaacgaacccagacctgactgaagagttgaagacgtgcccccaccggtgcggactcccacagcggagccccagcaacatgcagCGGATCtggtagaggccggagaggacttttgctcctgggagctagccaCAGCCGGCGATATTTTCCCTCTTCCTTTACCTCTGGTTGCGAGGAAGGAGGATCCACGTCCCTTTCTGAATTtacgagaccgaaaggactgcatctggtattgaggtgttttcttttgctgtggagggacaaaaggcaaaaaagaagacttaccgcggtagctgtggaaaccaggtccgcgaggcattccccaaacaaaacttcacctttctatggcagagcctccatagcctttttggagtcagcatcaccattccattaatgagtccacaacgccctcctagctgagattgccatggcatttgcccttgatcccaagaggccaatatctctcgcagcctcccttaggtatatcgctgcgtccttgatgtgacccaacgTCAAAAACACATTATCCCTAtcgagggtgtctatgtcagaagacaagttatctgcccatctttcaattgcgctactcacccatgacgaagctacggccggcctgagcagcgcacccgtagtcacataaatagattttaaggtagtttcttgagggccgccgtgtcagaggacggtagggccactttcttggacaaccgtgccaaagccttgtccaccgtgggtcccACCGTGACCTGTCCTGTGAggtgaaaggatacgccatagcaattctcctgggaatctgcagtctcttgtctggagactcccaagctttttcaaacagagcgttcagttcatgagagggaggaaacattacctcaggtttctttcccttaaacatacagacccttgtgtcagggacagtggggtcctctgtgatatgtaatacatcttttattgccacaatcatgtactgaatactcttggctacCTTAGGATGTaatcttgcatcatcatagtcgacactggagtcggaatccgtgtcggtatcagtgtctactatctgggtaaagggatgtttctgtgaccctgagggggtctgtgacaaagcatcatccatggattgtctccatgcttggttctgagactcagatttgtctaaccttttatgcaataaagccacacttgcattcaaaacactccacatatctacccaatcagcagtcggcggtgccaactGAGTCATTCCCACATTCTGCTCCACTTCCTCCCGGGAATAGAGCCTTccccctcagacatgtcgacacacacgtactgacacccccaaacacactgggttatagaggacagacccacagtgaGGTCCTttagagacagaaagggagtttgccagctcacacccagcgcctcaccggtctgaaggattaaacaatgccccagacctgtaagcgcttttatatattaataaacagcaccaaattactgtgccccccccccccctcgttttgcaccctgtgacttgtgtacagcagtgaagggccaggagcagcatctctgcagcaagctgtggagaaaatggtgctggttagagctgagggaaggagccccgccccctacatggcgcgcttcggtcCTGATTTTCTTTATACTGGTGGGGATCTGTATACACTGCCTATGCAGTATATATACTTGCCAGTGACTtgttaagaggtttatattgctgcatgCGAGAGTATAgaagtaagacactgatgatgggggtgtaagagtggattataacctaccaaatgatgatgattacagggtatcatatggtgtattgcatgtaaagtaccttgttccacacctactctgctgtagcaatataccttatgtgagggtgagtaacacatgtacaggcttaccagcgtatgagcacacacataaaggaatactgccttaccaatgcttccaggagtaacgttaggagacatttctctgatccatcagctcatatgactgatgttattgttcagctagaatctccaattcatacgatatgttccccatccattgttttacattggtgctgacataggacttggcgagtgactacatctccatttatacttcatggttagttacaagtacaagagagagagagatatctaagtcttattataatattacatttgttattgtgagtgttctcaggagggtggacacaatgatagtctgagacacaatattataaagccttcattaaaagttatgttttattatacacacacatttataattaagtgacccagagagtcgtcttctcctattgttaacaagattaatattgttacaaaaaaatgtcacatttccataatgtattttatttccagcagatggacacacaagcaggaatatctcagaaggacatctaatgttatccccggattgtgacataaaagataatgacagtagacaggattctccaggagataaccccattaccccaattatacatccagctctatcagctgatccccctgatcctggggaatgttctcctgatcactctgatattggtgcatctgttacagctcggacagtagatatagagtttccctgttctatagatgccaaatgttttatacagaacacaaagcttattacccatcagtcagctaaggcaggtgagaggccattttcatattctgagtgtgagaaatgttttacatggaaatcagatcttgttacacatcagagaagtcacacaggtgagaagccattttcttgctctgagtgtgggaaatgtgttagacggaaatcacaacttgttacacatcagcgaagtcacacaggtgagaggccattcccatgttctgagtgtgggaaatcttttacacacaaatcacatcttgttaaacatcagcgaagtcacacaggtgaaaatccattttcatgttctgagtgtgggaaatgttttacacacaaatcgtatcttgttatacatcagagaagtcacacaggtgagaggccatttccatgttctgagtgtgggaaatgttttacatacaaatcgtatcttgttatacatcagagaagtcacacaggtgagaagccatttccatgttctgagtgtgagaaatgttttgcacggaaatcacatcttgttaaacatcagagaagtcacacaggtgagaaaccattttcttgctccgagtgtgggaaatgttttacacagaaatcacatcttgttaatcatcagcgaagtcacacaggtgagaaaccattttcttgctccgagtgcgggaaatgttttacacagaaatcacatcttgttaatcatcagcgaagtcacacaggtgagaatacatttccatgttctgattgtgggaaatattttacacagaaatcagatcttattaaacatcagagaagtcacacaggtgagaagccatttccatgttctgagtgtgggaaatgttttgcacacaaaacagatcttgttaaacatcagagaactcacacaggtgagaagccattttcttgctctgagtgcgggaaatgttttacacagaaatcaaatcttgttaaacatcagcgaagtcacacaggtgagaattcatttccatgttctgagaagtaaatcagctcttgtagacatcactcaggtgagaaaccattttaataTTCTggggtatacttatcattgccatgcgttgttcttcaaggttcttatcctatctcctatgctttttgcaatatacatgctaccgcagggtgaagtaatcagatgtcatgccctcatctactgtTATACAG
This genomic interval carries:
- the LOC134984492 gene encoding gastrula zinc finger protein XlCGF57.1-like isoform X1; the encoded protein is MMMENHRPHTALDGPSNRDTPERCPRPLYSQDCAEENHRIPQKDQDEYLADIKIEDTEGEEETYVTEIKAEDIEGEEETYVTDIKAEDIEGEEETYVTDMKAEDIEGEEETYVTDIKAEDIEGEEETYVTDIKAEDIEGEEEMYVTDIKTEDTEGEEETYVTDIKAEDIEGEEETYVTDIKAEDIEGEEETYMSGDQQCKEEEIPTDITTADGHTSRNISEGHLMLSPDCDIKDNDSRQDSPGDNPITPIIHPALSADPPDPGECSPDHSDIGASVTARTVDIEFPCSIDAKCFIQNTKLITHQSAKAGERPFSYSECEKCFTWKSDLVTHQRSHTGEKPFSCSECGKCVRRKSQLVTHQRSHTGERPFPCSECGKSFTHKSHLVKHQRSHTGENPFSCSECGKCFTHKSYLVIHQRSHTGERPFPCSECGKCFTYKSYLVIHQRSHTGEKPFPCSECEKCFARKSHLVKHQRSHTGEKPFSCSECGKCFTQKSHLVNHQRSHTGEKPFSCSECGKCFTQKSHLVNHQRSHTGENTFPCSDCGKYFTQKSDLIKHQRSHTGEKPFPCSECGKCFAHKTDLVKHQRTHTGEKPFSCSECGKCFTQKSNLVKHQRSHTGENSFPCSEK
- the LOC134984492 gene encoding gastrula zinc finger protein XlCGF57.1-like isoform X2; its protein translation is MMMENHRPHTALDGPSNRDTPERCPRPLYSQDCAEENHRIPQKDQDEYLADIKIEDTEGEEETYVTEIKAEDIEGEEETYVTDIKAEDIEGEEETYVTDMKAEDIEGEEETYVTDIKAEDIEGEEETYVTDIKAEDIEGEEEMYVTDIKTEDTEGEEETYVTDIKAEDIEGEEETYVTDIKAEDIEGEEETYMSGDQQCKEEEIPTDITTDGHTSRNISEGHLMLSPDCDIKDNDSRQDSPGDNPITPIIHPALSADPPDPGECSPDHSDIGASVTARTVDIEFPCSIDAKCFIQNTKLITHQSAKAGERPFSYSECEKCFTWKSDLVTHQRSHTGEKPFSCSECGKCVRRKSQLVTHQRSHTGERPFPCSECGKSFTHKSHLVKHQRSHTGENPFSCSECGKCFTHKSYLVIHQRSHTGERPFPCSECGKCFTYKSYLVIHQRSHTGEKPFPCSECEKCFARKSHLVKHQRSHTGEKPFSCSECGKCFTQKSHLVNHQRSHTGEKPFSCSECGKCFTQKSHLVNHQRSHTGENTFPCSDCGKYFTQKSDLIKHQRSHTGEKPFPCSECGKCFAHKTDLVKHQRTHTGEKPFSCSECGKCFTQKSNLVKHQRSHTGENSFPCSEK